A window of the Deinococcus gobiensis I-0 genome harbors these coding sequences:
- a CDS encoding cation diffusion facilitator family transporter: MVASPARPSSVSPIRLAALGVVVALGVLGLKFVAYRMTGSVALLSDALESIINVVASGAALLALWVAARPADANHPYGHTKAEYLSAVAEGVLIVLAAVGILRIAVPDLFAPRPVEAAWAGLGVNVLASLINGAWAAVLLRAGRRTRSPALLADGQHILTDVVTSIGVVVGVVLAVLTGWAVLDPLLAILVALNILWSGWGLLSRSVGGLMDAGVDSPTETRIRQAMREHAEGALEMHDLRTRTSGTLTFIDFHLVVPGEMSVREAHAICDRLEDALRAELDEVQVTIHVEPQDKAKHHGVLVL; this comes from the coding sequence ATGGTCGCGTCTCCTGCCCGTCCCTCCTCCGTCTCCCCCATCCGGCTCGCCGCGCTGGGGGTGGTGGTCGCGCTGGGGGTGCTGGGGCTGAAGTTCGTGGCCTACCGCATGACCGGCAGCGTGGCCCTGCTCTCGGACGCGCTGGAGAGCATCATCAACGTGGTGGCCTCGGGCGCGGCGCTGCTGGCGCTGTGGGTCGCGGCGCGCCCGGCCGACGCGAACCACCCCTACGGCCACACCAAGGCCGAGTACCTCAGCGCGGTGGCCGAGGGCGTGCTGATCGTGCTGGCGGCGGTGGGCATCCTGCGCATCGCGGTGCCGGACCTGTTCGCGCCGCGCCCGGTCGAGGCGGCGTGGGCCGGGCTGGGCGTCAACGTGCTGGCGAGCCTGATCAACGGGGCCTGGGCGGCCGTGCTGCTGCGCGCGGGCCGGCGCACCCGCAGCCCCGCGCTGCTGGCCGACGGGCAGCACATCCTGACCGACGTGGTCACCAGCATCGGCGTGGTGGTCGGGGTGGTGCTCGCGGTCCTGACCGGCTGGGCGGTCCTGGACCCCCTGCTGGCGATTCTGGTCGCGCTGAACATCCTGTGGAGCGGCTGGGGCCTGCTGAGCCGCAGTGTGGGCGGCCTGATGGACGCGGGCGTGGACAGCCCCACCGAGACGCGCATCCGCCAGGCCATGCGCGAACACGCCGAGGGCGCGCTGGAGATGCATGACCTGCGCACCCGGACTTCGGGCACCCTGACCTTCATCGACTTTCACCTCGTGGTGCCCGGCGAGATGTCGGTGCGCGAGGCCCACGCCATCTGCGACCGCCTCGAAGACGCCCTGCGCGCCGAACTGGACGAGGTGCAGGTCACCATCCACGTCGAGCCGCAGGACAAGGCCAAGCACCACGGCGTCCTCGTGCTGTAG
- a CDS encoding HpcH/HpaI aldolase/citrate lyase family protein, giving the protein MTRPPSAPAPARPRSVLFAPGNRADLIAKLPRSAPDAVVIDLEDAVPATPEAKAAARSIARDAARDLVAAAPHLAVLVRVNAVASPYFDDDLAVLTPELAGVVVPKLESAGDVTRVMTALASRGLTLPIMAGLETAAGVWNAREVMVPPVAWVYFGAEDYVTDLGGVRTPGNAEVLYARSRVALAARLAGVPALDIVVTRLQGEDAFREDARQGRALGYAGKLCIHPAQVALAHGEFGATPAERERAHALLAAAAEAAGQGRGTFAYEGQMVDEPMLAAARALLAQGEGE; this is encoded by the coding sequence ATGACCCGGCCGCCCTCCGCCCCGGCCCCCGCGCGCCCCCGCAGCGTATTGTTCGCGCCGGGCAACCGCGCCGACCTGATCGCCAAGCTGCCGCGTTCCGCGCCCGACGCGGTGGTCATCGACCTCGAAGACGCCGTGCCCGCCACGCCCGAGGCCAAGGCCGCCGCCCGCTCCATCGCCCGCGACGCCGCGCGCGACCTCGTGGCCGCCGCGCCGCACCTCGCGGTGCTCGTGCGGGTGAACGCGGTCGCCTCGCCCTACTTCGACGACGACCTCGCGGTCCTGACGCCCGAACTCGCCGGGGTGGTCGTGCCCAAGCTGGAGTCGGCCGGCGACGTGACGCGGGTGATGACGGCGCTCGCCTCGCGCGGCCTGACCCTGCCGATCATGGCGGGCCTGGAAACGGCGGCCGGCGTCTGGAACGCCCGCGAGGTCATGGTTCCGCCGGTCGCCTGGGTGTACTTCGGCGCCGAGGACTACGTGACCGACCTGGGCGGCGTGCGGACCCCCGGCAATGCCGAGGTGCTATACGCCCGCTCGCGGGTGGCGCTCGCCGCGCGGCTGGCGGGGGTGCCGGCGCTGGACATCGTGGTGACGCGCCTGCAAGGCGAGGATGCCTTCCGCGAGGATGCCCGGCAGGGTCGCGCCCTGGGCTATGCGGGCAAACTGTGCATCCACCCGGCGCAGGTCGCGCTGGCACACGGCGAATTCGGGGCGACTCCGGCCGAGCGGGAGCGCGCCCACGCCCTGCTGGCCGCCGCCGCCGAGGCGGCCGGGCAGGGACGCGGCACCTTCGCCTACGAGGGCCAGATGGTGGACGAGCCGATGCTCGCGGCGGCTCGGGCGCTGCTGGCCCAGGGGGAAGGCGAGTGA
- the asnS gene encoding asparagine--tRNA ligase has protein sequence MTSQHSTIRDLAAHVGQSVTLSAWLTDKSGKGKIQFLKLRDGSGFVQATVFKGDVSEEVFEAAKRLTQEQAVTVTGEVRADERAPGGVELSVRELTPVSENHAEYPITPKEHGIEFLMDHRHLWLRHRRPWAIMRVRDCIQRSVVEFFHGEGFVRFDSPFFTPNAAEGTTELFEIDLFGEDKAYLSQTGQLHAEAGALAFGKVYTFGPTFRAEKSKTRRHLLEFWMIEPEVAPSNHTENMALQERFVSFLVRRVLEQCATELEVLGRDLGKLRGAAEGNYPRVTYTEALDIVRKHIEEGDLPDNVQADVQPVEWGDDLGAPHETILGHHFDRPVIIEKYPAAIKAFYMQPDPTDARVALCDDMIAPEGYGEIIGGSERIHDYELLKGRIEHEGLPLEAFDWYLDLRRMGSVPHAGFGMGLERVVAWITGIDHIREAIPFPRMLTRMKP, from the coding sequence ATGACTTCACAGCACAGCACCATTCGTGATCTCGCGGCGCATGTGGGCCAGAGCGTGACCCTGAGCGCCTGGCTGACCGACAAGAGCGGCAAGGGCAAGATCCAGTTCCTGAAACTGCGCGACGGCAGCGGCTTCGTGCAGGCGACCGTGTTCAAGGGCGACGTCAGCGAGGAGGTCTTCGAGGCCGCCAAGCGCCTGACGCAGGAGCAGGCCGTGACGGTGACCGGCGAGGTCCGCGCCGACGAGCGCGCGCCCGGCGGCGTGGAACTCAGCGTGCGCGAGCTGACGCCGGTCAGCGAGAACCACGCCGAGTACCCCATCACGCCCAAGGAGCACGGCATCGAGTTCCTGATGGACCACCGCCACCTGTGGCTGCGCCACCGCCGCCCCTGGGCGATCATGCGCGTGCGCGACTGCATCCAGCGCTCGGTCGTCGAGTTCTTCCACGGCGAGGGCTTCGTGCGCTTCGACAGCCCGTTCTTCACGCCGAACGCCGCCGAGGGCACGACCGAACTGTTCGAGATCGATCTGTTCGGCGAGGACAAGGCCTACCTGTCGCAGACCGGACAGCTGCACGCCGAGGCGGGCGCGCTGGCCTTCGGCAAGGTCTACACCTTCGGGCCGACCTTCCGCGCCGAGAAGTCCAAGACGCGGCGCCACCTGCTCGAATTCTGGATGATCGAGCCGGAGGTGGCCCCCAGCAACCATACCGAGAACATGGCCCTGCAGGAGCGCTTCGTGAGCTTCCTGGTGCGCCGCGTGCTGGAGCAGTGCGCGACCGAACTGGAGGTGCTGGGCCGCGACCTCGGCAAGCTGCGGGGCGCCGCCGAGGGCAACTACCCGCGCGTGACCTACACCGAGGCGCTGGACATCGTCCGCAAGCACATCGAGGAGGGCGACCTGCCCGACAACGTGCAGGCCGACGTGCAGCCCGTCGAGTGGGGCGACGACCTGGGGGCGCCGCATGAGACGATCCTGGGCCACCACTTCGACCGCCCCGTGATCATCGAGAAGTACCCGGCGGCCATCAAGGCCTTCTATATGCAGCCCGACCCCACCGATGCCCGCGTGGCGCTGTGCGACGACATGATCGCGCCCGAGGGCTACGGCGAGATCATCGGCGGCTCGGAGCGCATCCACGACTACGAGCTGCTGAAGGGCCGCATCGAGCACGAGGGCCTGCCCCTCGAAGCCTTCGACTGGTATCTCGACCTGCGCCGCATGGGCAGCGTGCCCCACGCCGGCTTCGGCATGGGTCTGGAGCGTGTGGTGGCCTGGATCACGGGCATCGACCACATCCGCGAGGCGATCCCCTTCCCCCGCATGCTGACGCGCATGAAACCGTAA
- a CDS encoding MaoC family dehydratase encodes MNEDLDRPQGRYFEELPIGTVIRHRLRRTVTESDNILFTTLTMNPQPLHLDFEAAAASEFGRPLFNSMMTLSLLVGLSVHELSLGTLVANLGLTDVVFPKPVFHGDTLRAESEVVEARESRSRPGQGVVTVEHRGFNQHGELVARCKRTMLLRQREASAG; translated from the coding sequence GTGAACGAGGACCTCGACCGCCCCCAGGGCCGCTACTTCGAGGAACTGCCGATCGGTACGGTCATCCGCCACCGGCTGCGGCGCACCGTCACCGAGTCGGACAACATCCTGTTCACCACCCTGACCATGAATCCGCAGCCCCTGCACCTCGACTTCGAGGCCGCCGCCGCGAGCGAGTTCGGCCGCCCGCTGTTCAACTCGATGATGACCCTGAGCCTACTCGTCGGCCTGAGCGTCCACGAGCTCTCGCTGGGCACGCTGGTCGCCAACCTGGGGCTGACGGACGTGGTCTTTCCGAAGCCGGTCTTCCACGGCGACACGCTGCGTGCCGAATCCGAGGTCGTGGAGGCGCGCGAAAGCCGGTCGCGGCCGGGGCAGGGGGTGGTGACGGTCGAGCACCGGGGGTTCAACCAGCACGGGGAGCTGGTGGCGCGGTGCAAGCGGACCATGCTGCTGCGTCAGCGGGAGGCTTCGGCGGGGTAG
- a CDS encoding RsmB/NOP family class I SAM-dependent RNA methyltransferase, producing the protein MSQAVLRPPGPFNPAREIAVRVLLRVLAGETFAAPALDAALKSARLPGRDSGLATHIVYGTLRHVPSLDAALTPMLRGETHPKARAVLLAGAFEKLYLGTPAHAVASEYVNLARAARLAPPALVNAVLRRVERPAGEVAGELPAWLADVYAGAYGDQAGAVAASLLEPQPLWLSLSDAGARALEDEGSLVRPGVQGVDRVELDRPLRETAAFAQGQAQPINPASLACVDALGDVSGARVLDLAGGAGVKAAMLATRGAAVTSVDLLARKHDAARVNLKRLHLKADFLTHDLTTPLDTAPADFVLLDAPCTGSGTLRAHPEIKLRLTPEAVTEMAALQARMLPNAAALVAPGGVLVYSVCSVTPQEGPEVVADFLAAHPDFAAEAVPDIEVPHVPAGDGLLTVPVDGVDGFFIARLRRK; encoded by the coding sequence GTGAGTCAAGCCGTTCTCCGTCCCCCTGGTCCTTTCAACCCTGCCCGCGAAATCGCGGTGAGGGTCCTGCTGCGCGTGCTGGCCGGCGAGACCTTCGCGGCCCCGGCCCTGGACGCGGCCCTGAAGTCCGCCCGGCTGCCGGGGCGCGACTCGGGGCTGGCGACCCACATCGTGTACGGCACGCTGCGTCACGTGCCCAGCCTGGACGCGGCCCTGACGCCCATGCTGCGCGGCGAGACCCACCCCAAGGCACGGGCGGTGCTGCTGGCCGGGGCCTTCGAGAAGCTGTACCTGGGGACCCCGGCCCACGCGGTGGCCAGCGAGTACGTGAACCTCGCGCGCGCCGCCCGTCTGGCCCCGCCCGCCCTGGTGAACGCCGTGCTGCGCCGTGTCGAACGGCCGGCCGGCGAGGTGGCCGGCGAGCTGCCCGCGTGGCTGGCCGACGTGTACGCCGGGGCCTACGGCGATCAGGCGGGCGCGGTGGCGGCGAGTCTGCTGGAGCCGCAGCCGCTGTGGCTCAGCCTCTCGGACGCGGGCGCGCGGGCACTGGAGGACGAGGGCAGCCTCGTGCGGCCGGGGGTCCAGGGCGTGGACCGGGTCGAGCTCGACCGCCCCCTGCGGGAGACGGCCGCCTTCGCCCAGGGGCAGGCCCAGCCCATCAATCCCGCCAGCCTCGCCTGCGTGGACGCGCTGGGCGACGTTTCGGGCGCGCGGGTGCTGGACCTCGCGGGCGGCGCGGGCGTGAAGGCGGCCATGCTCGCCACGCGCGGCGCGGCCGTGACGAGTGTGGACCTGCTGGCGCGCAAGCACGACGCGGCCCGCGTCAACCTGAAGCGTCTGCACCTGAAGGCCGACTTCCTGACCCACGACCTCACCACACCGCTGGACACCGCGCCTGCCGACTTCGTGCTGCTGGACGCGCCCTGCACCGGCAGCGGCACCCTGCGCGCGCACCCCGAGATCAAGCTGCGCCTGACCCCGGAGGCCGTGACCGAGATGGCCGCGCTCCAGGCCCGCATGCTGCCCAACGCCGCCGCCCTGGTCGCGCCGGGCGGGGTACTGGTCTACTCGGTGTGCTCGGTGACGCCGCAGGAGGGGCCGGAGGTCGTGGCCGACTTTCTGGCGGCCCACCCCGACTTCGCCGCCGAGGCCGTGCCCGACATCGAGGTGCCGCACGTCCCGGCGGGCGACGGCCTGCTGACCGTGCCGGTAGACGGCGTGGACGGCTTTTTCATCGCCCGGCTGCGCAGGAAATAG
- a CDS encoding long-chain-fatty-acid--CoA ligase: MTFSSSFPVSAAPTSLPELPRPWLSHYELGVPRDFRPSDLTLPELLERTAARVPGRTALSFLGAQTSYAALWRDARRLALALQKMGVKKGDRVAIMLPNCPQFVTAFYGTLIAGAVAVNTSPLYVAHELEQQLVDSGSETLILLDSFYPRYEEIRQRVPVKRVLVAGIQEALPFPKSVLYPLKARREGTWTEVDYGDAAVLPFAAAVASQPPEPRPVTVSSDEPALLQYTGGTTGVPKGAVLTHANLIANCEQSRAWMSDLRPDQEITLAAIPFFHVYGMTVGMNLSVLTGATMVLVPNARDIRMVLGQIQTSRATLFPGVPTLYNAINNHPDTPNYDLSSVRACISGSAPLLHETARRFREITNGANLVEGYGLTEASPVTHVNPVQGEQEDGSIGLPLPGVDALVVGEDGQPVGTGEVGELWVAGPMVMQGYWQKPAETATTLKEAFGRTWLLTGDMATMDERGYFRIVDRKKDLIIAGGHNIYPREVEEALMSHPAVLEAAAVGLPDAYRGETVHAVVALKPGAQATEAEIIAHCRQLLSSYKAPRSVEFRDELPKSAAMKILRRELAKDARERRGGAAG; encoded by the coding sequence ATGACCTTTTCCTCTTCCTTTCCTGTCAGCGCCGCCCCCACCTCCCTGCCCGAGCTGCCGCGCCCGTGGCTGAGCCACTACGAGCTGGGCGTGCCGCGCGACTTCCGCCCCAGCGACCTGACCCTGCCGGAGCTGCTGGAACGCACGGCGGCGCGCGTTCCGGGGCGCACGGCCCTGAGTTTCCTGGGCGCGCAGACGAGCTACGCGGCGCTGTGGCGTGACGCGCGGCGGCTGGCGCTGGCGCTGCAGAAGATGGGCGTCAAGAAGGGCGACCGCGTGGCGATCATGCTGCCCAACTGCCCGCAGTTCGTGACCGCCTTCTACGGCACGCTGATCGCGGGGGCGGTCGCGGTGAACACCAGCCCGCTGTACGTGGCGCACGAACTCGAACAGCAGCTCGTGGACAGCGGCAGCGAGACGCTGATCCTGCTCGACAGCTTCTACCCGCGCTACGAGGAGATCCGGCAGCGCGTGCCGGTCAAGCGGGTCCTCGTGGCGGGTATCCAGGAGGCGCTGCCCTTTCCCAAGAGCGTGCTGTATCCCCTCAAGGCCCGACGTGAAGGCACCTGGACCGAGGTGGACTACGGCGACGCGGCGGTGCTGCCCTTCGCGGCGGCCGTGGCCTCGCAGCCGCCCGAGCCGCGCCCGGTAACGGTGTCGAGCGACGAGCCGGCGCTGCTCCAGTACACCGGGGGCACGACCGGGGTGCCCAAGGGCGCGGTGCTGACCCACGCCAACCTCATCGCCAACTGCGAGCAGTCGCGCGCGTGGATGAGCGACCTGCGCCCCGACCAGGAGATCACGCTGGCGGCCATTCCGTTTTTCCACGTGTACGGCATGACGGTCGGCATGAACCTGAGCGTCCTGACCGGCGCGACGATGGTGCTGGTCCCCAACGCCCGCGACATCCGCATGGTGCTGGGCCAGATCCAGACGAGCAGGGCGACGCTGTTTCCGGGCGTCCCCACGCTGTACAACGCCATCAACAACCACCCCGACACCCCGAACTACGACCTGAGCAGCGTGCGCGCGTGCATCAGCGGCAGCGCGCCCCTGCTGCACGAAACGGCCCGCCGGTTCCGCGAGATCACCAACGGGGCCAATCTGGTCGAGGGCTACGGCCTGACCGAGGCGAGCCCGGTCACGCACGTCAACCCGGTGCAGGGCGAGCAGGAGGACGGCAGCATCGGCCTGCCGCTGCCGGGCGTGGACGCGCTGGTGGTCGGCGAGGACGGCCAGCCGGTAGGTACCGGCGAGGTCGGCGAGCTGTGGGTCGCCGGCCCGATGGTGATGCAGGGCTACTGGCAGAAACCCGCCGAGACGGCCACCACCCTCAAGGAAGCCTTCGGGCGCACCTGGCTGCTGACCGGCGACATGGCGACGATGGACGAGCGCGGGTACTTCCGTATCGTGGACCGCAAGAAGGACCTGATCATCGCGGGCGGCCACAACATCTACCCCCGCGAGGTCGAGGAGGCGCTGATGTCGCACCCCGCCGTGCTGGAAGCCGCCGCCGTGGGCCTGCCCGACGCCTACCGGGGCGAGACGGTGCATGCGGTCGTGGCCCTCAAGCCCGGCGCGCAGGCGACCGAGGCCGAGATCATCGCCCACTGCCGCCAGCTCCTGAGCAGCTACAAGGCCCCGCGCAGCGTGGAATTCCGGGACGAGCTGCCCAAGAGCGCCGCCATGAAGATCCTGCGCCGCGAACTGGCGAAGGACGCCCGCGAGCGGCGCGGCGGCGCGGCAGGCTGA
- a CDS encoding Cof-type HAD-IIB family hydrolase, producing the protein MRAFADRAPRLIAIDLDGTLLGDDNRVSPGNLAAVRAAQAAGHLVVIATGRSLPDVRALWRGTGLVCPAIACNGALTCDAQGEVQATVPLDRSLALELLERTAGQGLYTELYMPETTYVTPDARAQLARERDELLPPGEREAGWEVAERHFAQVGLYPTGDMARALRESAAPPLKLLVFTFGAAQREALARTLGDRSDLGLTRSSPYNLELSHPDAQKGAALARLASAYGFGPERVVAIGDSLNDLSMMRFAGHAVAMGGAHPDVLAACADVTGPCGEDGVAQALNTLLALA; encoded by the coding sequence ATGCGAGCCTTCGCCGACCGTGCGCCCCGCCTCATCGCCATCGACCTCGACGGAACGCTGCTGGGCGACGACAACCGCGTCTCGCCGGGCAATCTGGCGGCGGTGCGCGCGGCGCAGGCGGCGGGGCACCTCGTCGTGATCGCCACGGGGCGCTCGTTGCCCGACGTGCGGGCGCTGTGGCGCGGCACGGGGCTGGTCTGTCCGGCCATCGCCTGCAACGGGGCGCTGACCTGTGACGCCCAGGGCGAGGTGCAGGCCACCGTGCCGCTGGACCGTTCCCTGGCCCTGGAGCTGCTGGAACGGACGGCCGGGCAGGGCCTGTATACCGAGCTGTATATGCCCGAGACGACATATGTCACCCCGGACGCGCGCGCGCAGCTGGCCCGCGAGCGCGACGAGCTCCTGCCCCCTGGCGAGCGGGAAGCGGGCTGGGAGGTGGCCGAGCGCCACTTTGCCCAGGTGGGCCTGTACCCGACCGGCGACATGGCGCGGGCCCTGCGGGAGAGCGCCGCGCCGCCCCTCAAGCTCCTCGTGTTCACCTTCGGCGCGGCGCAGCGGGAGGCGCTGGCCCGCACGTTGGGGGACCGCTCCGACCTGGGGCTGACCCGGTCGAGTCCATACAACCTCGAACTCTCGCACCCGGACGCCCAGAAGGGCGCGGCGCTCGCGCGGCTGGCTTCGGCCTACGGCTTCGGCCCGGAACGGGTGGTGGCGATAGGCGACAGCCTCAACGACCTTTCGATGATGCGGTTCGCGGGCCACGCCGTCGCCATGGGGGGCGCGCACCCGGACGTGCTGGCCGCCTGCGCCGACGTGACCGGCCCTTGCGGTGAGGACGGCGTGGCCCAGGCCCTGAACACGCTGCTCGCCCTGGCCTGA
- a CDS encoding MFS transporter has protein sequence MTDSSRKGSVGRTKVTLFFTIFIAMLGLSVLFPIIAPLARQLGLSETQAGWFSTAYSLMQFIFAPIWGARSERVGRRPVLLLGLVGFSLSFGLFGLLAYLGTQGALAGGALFGLLVLSRVVGGVLSSATLPTAQAMMADLSDKEGRAASLGLIGAAFGLGVVFGPGIGALLSTLGLTAPIFFSAGLGLLTALVAWRTLPETRQPGAAATAPASRRQLLGRGPILLFLAVSALSTLASVGMEQTIGFYVQDTLNLTPAQTARTVGGMLAVFGVVAALVQGGAIRPLSKKLPPAPLIALGLSVMAAGMLLLPHMTAYWPITLALAVIGVGSAILSPSLSAALSLSVGDDQQGAVAGLNSSALALGRMTGPLLGTGLYGSVGHGAPYLLSGGVLLGLLVWTLIARPQVQPVAPAPHA, from the coding sequence ATGACCGATTCTTCGCGGAAAGGGAGCGTGGGCCGCACCAAGGTCACGCTCTTTTTCACCATCTTCATCGCCATGCTGGGGCTGAGCGTGCTGTTTCCGATCATCGCCCCCCTCGCGCGGCAACTGGGCCTGAGCGAAACGCAGGCCGGCTGGTTCTCGACGGCCTACAGCCTGATGCAGTTCATCTTCGCGCCCATCTGGGGCGCGCGCAGCGAGCGCGTGGGCCGCCGGCCGGTGCTGCTGCTGGGGCTGGTGGGGTTCTCGCTCAGCTTCGGGCTGTTCGGCCTGCTGGCGTATCTGGGCACGCAGGGCGCGCTGGCGGGCGGGGCGCTGTTCGGCCTGCTCGTGCTGTCCCGGGTGGTCGGCGGCGTGCTGTCCAGCGCCACGCTGCCCACGGCCCAGGCCATGATGGCCGACCTCAGCGACAAGGAGGGGCGCGCGGCGAGCCTGGGCCTCATCGGCGCGGCCTTCGGGCTGGGCGTGGTCTTCGGGCCCGGCATCGGCGCGCTCCTGAGCACGTTGGGCCTCACGGCCCCCATCTTCTTCAGCGCGGGTCTGGGCCTGCTCACCGCCCTCGTCGCGTGGCGCACGCTGCCCGAAACCCGGCAGCCGGGGGCCGCGGCCACCGCTCCGGCCAGCCGCCGGCAACTGCTGGGCCGGGGGCCGATCCTGCTGTTCCTGGCGGTGAGTGCGCTCTCGACCCTGGCGAGCGTGGGCATGGAGCAGACCATCGGGTTCTACGTGCAGGACACCCTGAACCTCACGCCCGCCCAGACGGCGCGCACGGTGGGCGGGATGCTGGCCGTGTTCGGGGTGGTGGCGGCGCTCGTGCAGGGCGGGGCCATCCGCCCGCTGAGCAAGAAGCTGCCTCCCGCCCCGCTGATCGCCCTGGGCCTGAGCGTCATGGCCGCCGGCATGTTGCTGCTGCCGCACATGACCGCCTACTGGCCCATTACCCTGGCCCTGGCCGTGATCGGGGTGGGCAGCGCCATCCTGAGCCCGAGCCTGAGCGCCGCCCTGAGCCTGAGCGTGGGCGACGACCAGCAGGGCGCCGTCGCGGGCCTGAACAGCAGCGCCCTGGCCCTGGGCCGCATGACCGGGCCGCTCCTGGGCACCGGGCTGTACGGGTCGGTGGGGCACGGCGCGCCCTATCTGCTCAGCGGCGGCGTACTGCTGGGCCTGCTCGTCTGGACCCTGATCGCCCGCCCGCAGGTGCAGCCGGTGGCTCCTGCGCCGCACGCCTGA
- a CDS encoding metallophosphoesterase family protein: MRLAVFGDIHGNLPALRAVLEDLQAQGADERLCLGDVVTGGPWPGECLREVAALGCPVVRGNADRELLGLPVPFRDRGFPDERELYDQERWSAARVTAAGRGIVAGFLDTATFPDLLAFHGSPERDDEVLEAQTPEGRLAELRAAFGTAPVWIGGHTHRPLLRTLEGWTLLNPGSVGLPFEKRGGVYMNPARAEYLLLDRVPGGWQPTFRRVPYAVEEIRQGFRTSGIPHAEWAAAGWVPG, translated from the coding sequence ATGCGACTCGCCGTCTTCGGGGACATCCACGGCAACCTGCCTGCGCTGCGGGCCGTGCTGGAGGACCTTCAGGCCCAGGGCGCCGACGAGCGGCTGTGCCTGGGCGACGTGGTGACGGGCGGCCCCTGGCCCGGCGAGTGCCTGCGCGAGGTCGCAGCGCTGGGCTGCCCGGTCGTGCGCGGCAACGCCGACCGCGAACTGCTGGGGCTGCCCGTGCCCTTCCGCGACCGGGGCTTTCCCGACGAGCGCGAGCTGTACGACCAGGAACGCTGGTCGGCCGCGCGGGTGACGGCGGCGGGGCGCGGGATCGTGGCGGGGTTTCTGGACACGGCCACCTTCCCCGACCTCCTCGCCTTTCACGGCAGTCCCGAGCGCGACGACGAGGTGCTGGAGGCCCAGACACCCGAAGGGCGGCTCGCGGAGCTGCGCGCGGCCTTCGGGACCGCCCCCGTATGGATCGGGGGACACACGCACAGACCGCTGCTGCGCACGCTGGAGGGCTGGACCCTGCTGAACCCCGGCAGCGTGGGCCTGCCCTTCGAGAAGCGCGGCGGGGTCTACATGAACCCGGCCCGCGCCGAGTACCTGCTGCTTGACCGCGTGCCCGGCGGCTGGCAGCCCACCTTCAGGCGGGTGCCTTACGCCGTAGAGGAAATCCGCCAGGGCTTCCGGACTTCGGGAATCCCGCACGCCGAGTGGGCGGCGGCCGGCTGGGTGCCGGGCTGA
- the deoD gene encoding purine-nucleoside phosphorylase — MSVHLNAKPGEIAETVLLPGDPLRAQHIAETFFENPVQHNSVRGMLGFTGTYKGQRVSVQGTGMGIASSMIYVHELIKDYGCKNLIRVGTAGSYQEGVHVRDLVLAQAACTDSNINRIRFGERTFAPIADFELLLRAYQIAKERGFTSHVGNIMSSDTFYTDDSEEFKRWADFGVLAVEMEAAGLYTLAAKFGVRALTILTISDHLVTHEVTSAEERQLTFNGMIEVALDAALGLDDKS; from the coding sequence GTGAGTGTCCACCTGAACGCCAAACCCGGCGAGATCGCCGAAACCGTCCTGCTGCCCGGCGACCCGCTGCGTGCCCAGCACATCGCCGAGACCTTCTTCGAGAACCCCGTGCAGCACAACTCCGTGCGCGGCATGCTGGGCTTTACCGGCACCTACAAGGGCCAGCGCGTGAGCGTGCAGGGCACCGGCATGGGCATCGCCAGCTCGATGATCTACGTCCACGAGCTCATCAAGGACTACGGCTGCAAGAACCTGATCCGCGTGGGTACGGCCGGCAGCTACCAGGAAGGCGTGCACGTGCGCGACCTCGTGCTGGCGCAGGCGGCCTGCACCGACAGCAACATCAACCGCATCCGCTTCGGCGAGCGGACGTTCGCGCCCATCGCCGACTTCGAGCTGCTGCTGCGCGCCTACCAGATCGCCAAGGAGCGGGGCTTCACCTCGCACGTCGGCAACATCATGAGCAGCGACACCTTCTACACCGACGACAGCGAGGAATTCAAGCGCTGGGCCGACTTCGGCGTGCTGGCGGTCGAGATGGAGGCGGCGGGTCTGTACACCCTGGCCGCCAAGTTCGGCGTACGCGCCCTGACCATCCTGACCATCAGCGACCACCTCGTCACGCACGAGGTCACGTCGGCCGAGGAGCGCCAGCTCACCTTCAACGGCATGATCGAGGTGGCCCTCGACGCCGCGCTGGGGCTGGACGACAAGAGCTGA